One genomic region from Bacillus solimangrovi encodes:
- a CDS encoding helix-turn-helix domain-containing protein, with amino-acid sequence MQLKIRINLDKVLREKKMKQKELNDLIEQKFGEEKRLRPATISEICNNQRSTINKEHIELIASALELDNVNKLISFEEQFN; translated from the coding sequence ATGCAACTTAAAATCCGTATCAATCTTGACAAAGTACTTAGAGAAAAGAAAATGAAACAAAAAGAACTGAATGATCTAATTGAACAAAAATTTGGAGAAGAAAAACGTCTTCGTCCTGCTACAATAAGTGAAATTTGTAATAACCAACGTAGTACGATCAATAAAGAACACATTGAACTCATTGCAAGTGCTCTTGAACTTGATAATGTAAACAAATTAATCTCTTTTGAAGAACAATTTAATTAA